Proteins encoded by one window of Pseudomonas tructae:
- a CDS encoding 50S ribosomal protein L25/general stress protein Ctc encodes MTDFILNAQARTDLGKGASRRLRRLAAQIPAVVYGGDKEAQSLTIVAKEIAKLFENEAAYSHVIELNIDGKKENVVVKAMQRHPSKQFIMHADFVRVVAGQKLTAKVPVHFINEEAPVKKGGEISHVVADIEVSCEAKDLPEFIEVDLANAEVGAIIHLSDLKAPKGVEFVALAHGNDLAVANVHAPKVAPEAAAE; translated from the coding sequence ATGACTGATTTCATCCTGAACGCCCAAGCGCGTACCGACCTGGGGAAAGGTGCGAGCCGCCGCCTGCGTCGTCTCGCCGCCCAGATCCCTGCCGTTGTTTACGGTGGTGACAAAGAAGCTCAATCCCTGACCATCGTGGCCAAGGAAATCGCCAAACTGTTCGAAAACGAAGCTGCCTACAGCCACGTTATCGAACTGAACATCGACGGCAAGAAAGAAAACGTCGTTGTCAAAGCGATGCAGCGTCACCCGTCCAAGCAGTTCATCATGCACGCTGACTTCGTCCGCGTTGTTGCTGGCCAGAAACTGACCGCCAAAGTACCTGTGCACTTCATCAACGAAGAAGCCCCGGTCAAGAAAGGCGGCGAAATCTCCCACGTAGTGGCTGATATCGAAGTTTCCTGCGAAGCCAAAGACCTGCCTGAGTTCATCGAAGTTGACCTGGCCAACGCTGAAGTCGGCGCGATCATCCACCTGTCGGACCTCAAAGCTCCGAAAGGCGTTGAGTTCGTCGCTCTGGCTCACGGCAACGACCTGGCAGTTGCCAACGTCCACGCTCCAAAAGTAGCACCAGAAGCAGCCGCAGAGTAA